From Lolium perenne isolate Kyuss_39 chromosome 5, Kyuss_2.0, whole genome shotgun sequence, a single genomic window includes:
- the LOC127304170 gene encoding uncharacterized protein, with protein MGLRDAARVSLVSRSFLRSWKSFPNLIITRETLCLKGSEYGRSLKISSGLAEKTNDILEKHSGKGVKVLKLQINDFPMFSTSYDLNRWLRITVKPGIEELDLWLELHSRDAAVYDFPCSLLLNGSGKSIRHLHLSNCAFRPTDGLGCLRSLTSLDFCDVRITGDELGHLLANSVALDKLRLVSCNELVFLKIPSLLQRLSHLIVNECENLEVIESKAPNLYSFRYVGDLVQLSLGDSLRNFGIHASGWDFVHGACEYLPRFLPNLETLDISSRYVREIPVILDKYLHLQRLCIGYFTPDYDYFSLVSLLDACPSLETFVLYVEPDRVEQESILVDSSRDLRQMPGHLHRNINDVQIYGFCSARTIVELTCHILENAMSLEWLTLSTLYLGELKCSNGKYDKCFQMSRDMIMEAHKALLVVERYIVEKVPSYVEFKIVEPCNRCNAL; from the exons ATGGGACTACGAGATGCTGCACGTGTTTCCTTGGTCTCTCGTTCATTTCTACGTTCTTGGAAATCTTTTCCCAATCTCATCATAACTAGGGAAACACTGTGTTTGAAAGGCAGTGAATACGGAAGATCACTAAAAATATCGAGTGGTCTTGCAGAAAAAACCAATGACATTCTGGAAAAACACTCGGGCAAGGGCGTGAAGGTGCTCAAGCTCCAAATAAATGACTTTCCCATGTTCAGCACCTCCTATGATCTCAATCGTTGGCTTCGTATCACTGTTAAACCAGGGATTGAAGAGCTAGACCTATGGCTGGAGCTGCACTCACGTGATGCAGCTGTGTACGACTTCCCCTGCTCACTTTTACTTAATGGGAGTGGCAAGTCAATTCGGCATCTTCATCTCAGCAATTGTGCCTTCCGTCCCACGGATGGACTTGGCTGCTTAAGAAGCCTTACTAGTCTGGACTTTTGTGATGTGCGTATTACTGGGGATGAGTTAGGACACCTTCTGGCCAATTCAGTTGCTTTGGATAAACTGAGACTCGTGTCTTGCAATGAGTTAGTTTTTCTGAAGATACCTAGCCTTCTGCAGCGGCTTAGCCACCTGATTGTCAATGAATGCGAAAATCTAGAAGTGATAGAGAGCAAAGCACCTAATCTCTACAGTTTTAGATATGTCGGTGACCTCGTACAATTATCACTTGGTGATTCATTGCGGAACTTCGGAATTCATGCTTCAGGTTGGGACTTCGTTCATGGTGCTTGTGAATATCTTCCGCGCTTCCTGCCAAATCTTGAAACTCTTGACATATCTTCACGTTATGTG AGGGAAATACCGGTGATACTTGACAAATATCTCCACCTTCAGCGACTCTGTATTGGGTATTTTACGCCAGACTATGACTATTTCTCTCTGGTTTCTTTGCTTGACGCTTGTCCTTCCTTGGAGACTTTCGTACTATAC GTAGAGCCAGATCGCGTGGAGCAAGAATCGATTTTAGTAGATTCTTCTCGTGATCTAAGGCAGATGCCAGGGCACTTACATAGGAACATCAATGATGTGCAGATCTATGGATTCTGTTCTGCAAGGACTATAGTTGAGCTTACATGCCATATTCTTGAGAATGCAATGTCGCTTGAGTGGCTTACACTGAGCACCTTATACCTTGGTGAACTTAAGTGTTCGAATGGTAAATATGATAAATGCTTCCAGATGAGCAGGGATATGATCATGGAAGCCCATAAGGCACTCTTGGTCGTGGAAAGATACATTGTGGAGAAAGTTCCCTCTTATGTTGAGTTTAAAATTGTCGAGCCCTGCAATCGGTGCAATGCTCTATAA